A genomic region of Exiguobacterium sp. Helios contains the following coding sequences:
- a CDS encoding pyrimidine-nucleoside phosphorylase has protein sequence MRMVDLIATKRDGGELPTADIKAMVEGFTNGDIPDYQMSAMSMAIFYQGMSDREIADLTMAMVESGDVIDLSRIHGKKVDKHSTGGVGDKISLIVAPLVASIGIPVAKMSGRGLGHTGGTIDKLEAFPGFDVELSEEAFVTQVNDIKMAIIGQTGNLTPADKKLYALRDVTATVNSIPLIASSIMSKKIAAGADSIVLDVKTGSGAFMKSFEDAKALATEMVSIGKSVNRKTIAVITDMDQPLGNEIGNANEVKEAIEVLQGKGVRDLKVIALTIASHMAVLGEFYPTFDEAYADLETRLANGAALDVFKKFIAAQGGDASLVDDMSKALETKFEKDFVASKAGYVSEIIADEVGVAAMILGAGRATKTDVIDHAASVTLFKKVGDKVEVGDVIATLRSNKETLDQAIEKMDHAYHISDTKPEARPLVHAVIQ, from the coding sequence ATGCGTATGGTAGATTTGATTGCAACGAAACGAGACGGCGGCGAGTTACCAACAGCCGATATTAAAGCGATGGTTGAAGGATTCACGAACGGTGACATCCCGGATTACCAAATGTCAGCGATGTCGATGGCGATTTTCTATCAAGGCATGTCAGACCGCGAAATCGCGGATTTAACGATGGCGATGGTCGAATCAGGTGACGTGATTGATTTATCACGCATCCACGGTAAAAAAGTCGACAAACACTCAACAGGCGGTGTCGGCGATAAAATCAGTCTGATCGTCGCGCCACTCGTCGCGTCAATCGGAATTCCTGTCGCGAAGATGAGCGGACGTGGTCTTGGTCACACAGGCGGAACAATCGATAAGCTCGAAGCGTTCCCTGGATTTGATGTCGAGTTATCGGAAGAAGCTTTCGTGACACAAGTCAATGACATCAAGATGGCGATCATCGGACAAACGGGCAACCTGACACCTGCTGACAAGAAATTATATGCGTTACGTGATGTAACAGCGACGGTCAACTCGATTCCATTGATCGCAAGCTCAATCATGTCGAAAAAAATCGCAGCCGGTGCGGACAGCATCGTCCTTGACGTTAAAACGGGTTCAGGTGCTTTCATGAAATCATTTGAAGACGCGAAAGCACTTGCAACAGAAATGGTATCAATCGGGAAAAGTGTTAACCGGAAGACGATTGCCGTCATCACGGACATGGATCAGCCGCTCGGAAACGAAATCGGAAATGCGAACGAAGTCAAGGAAGCGATTGAAGTGCTCCAAGGGAAAGGTGTGCGCGATTTGAAAGTCATCGCCTTGACGATTGCATCACACATGGCAGTCCTTGGTGAGTTCTACCCGACGTTTGACGAAGCATACGCGGATCTCGAGACACGTCTCGCAAACGGAGCAGCTCTCGACGTCTTCAAGAAGTTCATCGCAGCGCAAGGCGGCGACGCCTCACTCGTCGATGATATGTCAAAAGCACTCGAAACGAAGTTCGAAAAAGATTTCGTCGCGTCGAAAGCCGGATACGTTTCAGAAATCATTGCCGATGAAGTTGGTGTCGCAGCAATGATTCTCGGTGCAGGCCGGGCAACGAAAACGGATGTCATCGATCACGCAGCAAGCGTTACATTGTTCAAAAAAGTCGGCGACAAAGTCGAAGTCGGCGATGTCATCGCGACACTCCGTTCGAACAAAGAAACACTCGATCAAGCGATCGAAAAAATGGATCATGCCTATCATATTAGTGATACGAAGCCGGAAGCACGTCCGCTCGTTCACGCGGTCATTCAATAA
- a CDS encoding S66 peptidase family protein has product MKPAQLNVGDTIAILSPASAVAAYVPRRLQRGIETLERMGFQVLVMPNTTAIYSHTAGTIGERLQDLHMAFRNPDVKAIIATIGGFNSHQLLDELDYDLIRNNPKIFMGYSDITALLSGIQTKTGLTTFVGPAILPQFGQLHGLDAYTQKWFEKTLMQTGPIGQIEASDEWTDEGLRWDINDDRKRTHVVNDGYVVARAGEGTGPIIAGNLGTLLLLAGTPYMPSFDGAVLMLEDDESETPATIDRYFTQLRHLGAYEKISAIVVGRFHGKVEFDPDFTLKDILLRATRGYDFPIVLEADFGHTDPVFPLPNGIQASVTAGETVVLEILESAVE; this is encoded by the coding sequence ATGAAACCAGCTCAATTAAATGTCGGGGATACGATTGCGATTCTTTCACCGGCTTCTGCTGTCGCAGCGTACGTACCGCGTCGTCTGCAACGGGGAATCGAGACGCTTGAACGGATGGGCTTTCAAGTCCTCGTGATGCCGAACACGACAGCAATCTACAGTCATACGGCAGGAACAATCGGGGAAAGGCTTCAAGATTTACATATGGCATTCCGAAATCCGGATGTCAAAGCGATCATTGCGACGATCGGCGGCTTTAACTCACATCAATTGCTCGATGAACTCGATTACGACTTGATTCGGAATAATCCGAAAATCTTCATGGGGTACAGTGACATTACGGCTCTGCTTTCCGGCATCCAGACGAAAACCGGTTTGACGACGTTCGTCGGGCCCGCGATCTTACCGCAGTTTGGTCAACTGCACGGACTGGATGCATATACGCAGAAGTGGTTTGAAAAAACGTTGATGCAGACCGGACCGATTGGTCAAATCGAAGCATCGGATGAATGGACGGATGAAGGCTTGCGCTGGGACATCAACGATGACCGGAAACGGACGCATGTCGTCAACGACGGATACGTCGTCGCCCGCGCAGGAGAAGGGACAGGACCGATCATCGCCGGCAATCTCGGGACGCTGCTGTTGCTTGCCGGGACACCGTATATGCCGTCGTTCGACGGTGCTGTTTTAATGCTTGAGGATGATGAAAGTGAGACACCGGCGACGATCGACCGGTACTTTACGCAACTGCGTCATCTCGGGGCGTATGAAAAGATTTCGGCGATTGTCGTCGGACGTTTTCACGGAAAAGTCGAGTTTGATCCGGATTTCACGCTGAAGGACATCCTCCTGCGGGCGACCCGTGGATATGACTTCCCGATTGTGCTTGAGGCAGACTTCGGACATACGGATCCGGTCTTCCCGTTACCGAACGGCATTCAGGCATCGGTTACTGCCGGTGAAACGGTTGTGCTCGAAATTCTCGAATCCGCGGTCGAGTGA
- a CDS encoding peptidylprolyl isomerase: MQKTGYILLEDGNKIEFELFNDDAPITTENFENLANSNFYDGLNFHRVIPGFVSQGGCPIGNGTGGSGKTIPCETSTSYPHKHKAGSLSMAHAGRNTGSSQFFVVHEPQPHLDGVHTVFGQVTSGLEHATKMKQGAGIKEIRVEA; this comes from the coding sequence ATGCAAAAAACTGGATATATCTTATTGGAAGACGGAAATAAAATTGAGTTTGAACTGTTTAACGACGATGCACCGATCACAACAGAAAACTTCGAGAACCTTGCGAACTCGAACTTCTATGATGGATTGAACTTCCACCGTGTCATCCCTGGTTTCGTCTCACAAGGCGGTTGCCCGATCGGAAACGGTACAGGCGGATCAGGTAAGACGATTCCGTGTGAAACGTCAACATCATACCCGCACAAGCATAAAGCCGGTTCACTTTCAATGGCACATGCAGGTCGTAACACAGGATCAAGCCAATTCTTCGTTGTTCATGAGCCGCAACCACACCTCGACGGCGTGCACACAGTTTTCGGACAAGTGACATCAGGTCTTGAACATGCGACAAAAATGAAGCAAGGCGCTGGCATTAAAGAAATTCGTGTCGAAGCGTAA
- a CDS encoding type 1 glutamine amidotransferase domain-containing protein produces the protein MRLAGKKIIQLVSNDFEDLELWYPVHRLREEGATVDIVGEKADEKYIGKYGVPIVSDKTFDEINPADYDAILVPGGWSPDLLRRFDSVLAMVRHFDQTKQPIGQICHAGWVLISAGVLNGVNVTSTPGIKDDMTNAGATWHDEPVVVDGHIISSRRPPDLPDYMREFIKVLEDSK, from the coding sequence ATGCGTTTAGCAGGAAAAAAGATCATCCAACTTGTCAGTAATGATTTTGAAGATTTAGAGCTGTGGTATCCGGTCCACCGGTTACGCGAAGAGGGCGCCACGGTCGACATCGTTGGTGAGAAGGCCGATGAAAAATACATCGGAAAATATGGTGTCCCGATTGTGTCGGACAAAACGTTTGACGAAATCAATCCGGCAGATTACGATGCGATTTTAGTACCGGGTGGCTGGTCACCCGATCTATTGCGCCGGTTTGATTCCGTCCTCGCCATGGTCCGTCATTTTGACCAAACGAAACAACCAATCGGTCAGATTTGTCACGCCGGATGGGTTCTGATTTCAGCAGGTGTCTTGAATGGTGTCAATGTCACGAGTACACCGGGAATCAAAGATGATATGACAAATGCCGGAGCAACGTGGCATGATGAACCGGTCGTCGTTGACGGACACATCATTTCAAGCCGTCGTCCACCGGATTTACCGGACTATATGCGCGAATTCATTAAAGTACTGGAAGATTCGAAGTAA
- a CDS encoding GNAT family N-acetyltransferase — MLVKYKKLNERTAMGLIAFSCEVKDPKYLLETVQTYEQDENQQLYLYKQDEDFIGIIGFQLVDGHAELKHIALSPSFRGERMSYMLLDAAEKMLRTEITGATDETSRLVEKWKNQ; from the coding sequence ATGCTAGTAAAATATAAAAAGTTGAATGAACGGACCGCGATGGGGTTAATCGCTTTTTCGTGCGAAGTGAAGGATCCGAAGTATTTGCTTGAAACGGTTCAAACCTATGAACAAGACGAGAATCAACAGTTGTATCTCTATAAACAGGATGAAGATTTTATCGGCATCATCGGATTTCAATTAGTGGATGGCCACGCTGAATTGAAACATATCGCCTTGTCGCCATCGTTCCGCGGGGAACGGATGTCGTATATGTTACTGGATGCAGCCGAAAAGATGTTGCGGACAGAAATCACGGGTGCAACGGACGAAACGAGTCGACTTGTTGAGAAATGGAAAAATCAATAA
- a CDS encoding DUF309 domain-containing protein encodes MHPIEQFAFEFNVQHDYFECHEVLEELWQAGQRQDESLVALIQLAVARYHHRRGNVQGAMRTYPKAFQKLERHAGSLSAQGIDVPRLLALQPVFMQPDYEHIPLPLAHDLDQRINSLPIEQLQDLSFLRHKHVLRDRQDVITARQAALAARQKK; translated from the coding sequence ATGCATCCAATCGAACAATTTGCCTTTGAATTCAACGTCCAACATGACTATTTCGAATGCCACGAAGTACTTGAAGAGCTGTGGCAGGCCGGGCAACGGCAAGATGAATCCCTCGTCGCCTTGATTCAGCTCGCCGTCGCCCGCTATCATCATCGCCGCGGCAATGTACAGGGAGCGATGCGGACCTACCCGAAAGCTTTCCAAAAACTCGAACGGCATGCCGGATCACTGTCCGCCCAAGGAATCGACGTCCCCCGTCTGCTTGCCTTACAACCAGTGTTCATGCAGCCGGACTACGAGCATATTCCGTTACCCCTCGCACATGACTTGGACCAACGGATCAACAGTCTGCCGATTGAACAGTTGCAGGACCTGTCGTTCTTGCGACATAAACACGTCCTGCGGGACCGGCAGGATGTCATCACGGCACGACAAGCGGCACTTGCCGCGCGGCAGAAAAAATGA
- a CDS encoding segregation/condensation protein A — protein sequence MESYSVKMDAFEGPLDLLLHLIGKLEIDLYDISVSIVTDQYVSYIRAMQHLELDVASEYLVMAATLLQLKSKQLLPVEQTDFEEVPDFEEDPTREGLIQQLIEYKAYKEAALVLKEKEEARLELFSKQPEDLMTYLDADNQDYSGNLSFSDLLRAYEKMRQRVAWKVRRSKTVKREERTLEQQMVHVSEYVFANEGTTFFGFFTEQPTVEELVVSFLAVLELVKQRVVACEQMNDDILLRALVKEENQIGV from the coding sequence ATGGAATCATACAGTGTAAAGATGGATGCGTTTGAAGGCCCGTTGGATTTGTTGTTACATTTGATTGGTAAACTGGAGATTGACCTGTATGACATTTCCGTCTCAATCGTGACGGATCAGTATGTGTCCTATATTCGGGCCATGCAACATCTCGAACTGGATGTTGCGAGTGAATACCTTGTCATGGCAGCGACGCTCCTGCAATTAAAAAGTAAACAACTGTTACCTGTCGAACAGACGGATTTCGAAGAAGTTCCGGATTTTGAAGAGGATCCGACACGTGAAGGGTTGATTCAGCAACTGATCGAATATAAAGCATACAAAGAAGCTGCACTTGTCTTAAAGGAAAAGGAAGAAGCGCGGCTCGAACTGTTTTCAAAACAGCCGGAAGACTTGATGACGTATCTGGATGCGGACAATCAGGATTACAGTGGAAACCTGTCTTTTAGTGACTTGTTGCGCGCTTATGAGAAAATGCGTCAACGCGTCGCCTGGAAAGTACGCCGTTCAAAAACCGTCAAACGGGAAGAACGGACACTTGAACAACAGATGGTTCACGTTTCGGAATATGTTTTTGCCAATGAAGGAACGACGTTTTTTGGTTTTTTCACGGAACAACCGACCGTTGAAGAATTGGTCGTCAGCTTTTTGGCCGTACTCGAACTGGTCAAACAACGGGTCGTCGCCTGTGAGCAAATGAACGATGATATCCTGTTGCGTGCCTTAGTGAAGGAGGAGAATCAGATTGGCGTATGA
- the scpB gene encoding SMC-Scp complex subunit ScpB: MAYERIIESLLFVVGDDGIDPRGLSQVLEISEAAAREQLHALQTAFEADERVLQIVESGGVFKMVTRKEMSPYVQAYAGSLAEDSLSRAAMETLVIIAYKQPVTRADIEVIRGVKTERVIHTLSAKGLIDEAGRAKGVGRAKLYKTTDHFLDHFGLNSIEELPPLEFEETLEADGDLFFRNEPSLEERIN, from the coding sequence TTGGCGTATGAGCGAATCATTGAAAGTTTGTTATTCGTCGTCGGAGACGACGGAATCGATCCGCGTGGTCTGAGTCAAGTCCTTGAAATCAGTGAGGCAGCGGCTCGGGAACAGCTACATGCTCTTCAGACGGCATTTGAAGCGGACGAACGGGTGTTGCAAATCGTCGAATCCGGCGGTGTCTTCAAGATGGTCACCCGGAAAGAGATGTCACCGTATGTGCAGGCATATGCCGGTTCTCTTGCAGAGGACAGCCTGTCACGCGCTGCGATGGAGACACTCGTCATCATCGCCTACAAACAGCCGGTTACCCGGGCGGACATTGAAGTCATTCGTGGTGTGAAGACGGAACGTGTCATCCACACGTTAAGTGCAAAAGGATTAATTGATGAAGCCGGACGTGCCAAAGGCGTCGGGCGTGCCAAATTGTATAAGACGACGGATCATTTTTTGGATCACTTCGGACTGAACAGTATCGAAGAATTGCCGCCGCTTGAGTTTGAAGAAACACTTGAAGCGGACGGGGATTTGTTTTTCCGGAATGAACCGTCACTAGAGGAGAGAATAAATTAA
- a CDS encoding pseudouridine synthase, giving the protein MERLQKIIAQAGVASRRKAEELITEGRVKVNGKVITELGTKVGGRAEVEVDGVKLEREEHVYYMLYKPTGVVSTVEDDKGRKTVVDLVPPGHRVFPVGRLDYNTSGLLLLTNDGEFSNLLLHPKYKVPKRYIVKIKGVPDYYHVKGLEKGVVLPDGFKTGKARVEMRDVDKKKNTAILEMVIYEGHNRQVRQMVETLGAEVIKLKREQFGFLTLAGLTSGDWRELSKKEVNQLRELADPVAPPTKRRKNTKKR; this is encoded by the coding sequence ATGGAACGTCTACAAAAAATTATTGCCCAGGCCGGTGTCGCATCACGACGCAAGGCAGAAGAACTAATCACAGAAGGTCGCGTCAAAGTCAACGGGAAAGTCATCACGGAACTCGGGACGAAAGTCGGCGGACGTGCAGAAGTCGAAGTCGACGGAGTGAAGCTGGAACGGGAAGAACACGTTTACTACATGCTGTATAAACCAACAGGTGTCGTTTCGACGGTAGAAGATGATAAAGGCCGTAAAACGGTCGTCGATCTTGTTCCCCCGGGTCACCGCGTCTTCCCGGTCGGTCGTCTTGACTACAACACAAGCGGATTACTGCTGTTGACAAACGACGGCGAGTTTTCGAATCTCCTGCTCCACCCGAAATACAAAGTACCGAAACGTTACATCGTCAAAATCAAAGGCGTGCCGGACTACTATCATGTCAAAGGTCTTGAAAAAGGTGTCGTCTTGCCGGACGGATTCAAGACCGGTAAAGCACGCGTCGAGATGCGCGATGTCGATAAGAAAAAAAATACCGCGATTTTAGAAATGGTCATCTATGAAGGCCATAACCGTCAAGTCCGTCAAATGGTCGAAACACTCGGCGCAGAAGTCATCAAGTTGAAACGGGAACAGTTTGGTTTCCTGACGCTTGCTGGATTAACATCAGGCGACTGGCGTGAACTTTCGAAAAAAGAAGTCAATCAATTGCGTGAGCTGGCGGATCCGGTTGCTCCCCCTACGAAAAGACGTAAGAACACAAAAAAACGTTAA
- a CDS encoding redoxin domain-containing protein — translation MKKTNQNPDERLAAAKQKKKKRSFWRLMIMTMVLFAGAVVIMQFVDQATRDKDGRVLAGDDAPGFALVDLYGEKQHTMDEYKGKGLLLNFWGTFCEPCKKEMPLINDNYDMMQKEGVNFAAVNVGETPVRVSSFIKEIGGTDYPVLMDTNSAVEKAYGIYNLPVTFIINKEGKVVEKYEGEIDQAKLEEMIKKANE, via the coding sequence ATGAAAAAAACGAATCAGAACCCGGACGAGCGGCTAGCAGCCGCGAAGCAAAAGAAGAAAAAACGTTCATTTTGGCGGTTAATGATCATGACGATGGTATTATTCGCCGGTGCGGTCGTTATCATGCAGTTTGTCGATCAGGCGACACGGGATAAAGACGGTCGTGTCCTTGCCGGAGATGACGCGCCAGGATTTGCACTTGTCGATTTGTATGGAGAAAAACAACATACGATGGACGAGTACAAAGGCAAAGGACTTTTACTCAATTTTTGGGGGACATTCTGTGAGCCCTGTAAAAAAGAAATGCCGTTGATCAACGACAATTACGACATGATGCAAAAAGAAGGTGTTAATTTTGCGGCAGTAAACGTCGGTGAGACACCGGTCCGAGTATCCAGTTTCATCAAGGAAATCGGAGGAACCGACTATCCGGTCCTGATGGATACGAACAGTGCCGTCGAGAAGGCGTACGGGATCTACAACCTGCCTGTGACCTTCATCATCAACAAAGAAGGTAAGGTCGTTGAAAAGTATGAAGGTGAAATTGACCAAGCGAAGTTAGAGGAAATGATCAAAAAAGCAAACGAGTAA
- a CDS encoding cytochrome c biogenesis protein ResB, which produces MQQEYKQLDMRYEEAELRSKRKNQSWIDRTWTFFSSVKVGLWLIGLIIIASGVGTIFPQEMYIPQAIPPEEFYGKEYGTAGEIYYALGFHNLFESWWYIGLITLLLLSIIIVSIDRFFPLYRALKKQPVIQSDRFMGGQRFGAEATGTVKQIDAIEPLLKKKGYKVRRQDSSLLAEKQRFGRWGPYINHIGLVLFFGGAMLRIVPGMHEDELMWIREGETLPVEATDNKYYLENNSFNIEFYDPAKEPEKFREALKRAGGSVPKNYDTQMTLYKKTGMTDDFKPKLEKVKTGETAVNQPFEFGNYQVFQEQYAADPEFKTMSFNIENQKTGKVVDTIKVDLRNPQETYKLKNGYDVELKDFLPDFVVKDGKPTTNSSRPVNPAFVFTIKSPEHPKGERSLIGIKLNVGGDENQYKMGFAGTELSNISGVRIKKDLTLPFLFAGGVIFMIGLLLGMYWPHRRLWLKETNGQINIAGFTNKNALGLQKEVNLALTEVGLPQLEDRQKLREEGESK; this is translated from the coding sequence ATGCAGCAGGAATATAAGCAACTGGATATGCGTTATGAGGAAGCCGAGCTTCGTTCAAAACGAAAAAATCAATCATGGATCGACCGGACATGGACATTCTTTTCATCCGTTAAAGTCGGTTTGTGGTTGATCGGCTTAATCATCATTGCAAGCGGCGTCGGAACCATCTTCCCGCAGGAGATGTACATTCCGCAAGCGATTCCGCCGGAAGAATTTTACGGAAAAGAATACGGGACGGCCGGGGAGATTTATTATGCCCTCGGCTTCCATAATTTGTTTGAATCCTGGTGGTACATCGGCTTAATCACATTATTACTGTTATCCATCATCATCGTATCGATCGACCGTTTCTTCCCGCTGTATCGTGCGTTGAAGAAACAACCGGTCATCCAGTCCGACCGTTTTATGGGCGGTCAGCGATTTGGCGCTGAAGCGACTGGAACGGTCAAACAGATTGATGCCATTGAACCGTTACTGAAGAAAAAAGGCTACAAGGTCCGTCGTCAAGACAGTTCCTTGCTCGCGGAGAAACAACGATTCGGGCGCTGGGGTCCGTATATCAACCATATCGGGCTTGTCCTGTTCTTCGGTGGAGCGATGTTACGCATCGTTCCCGGCATGCACGAAGATGAGCTGATGTGGATCCGTGAAGGCGAAACGTTGCCGGTCGAAGCGACGGACAATAAGTATTATCTCGAGAATAACTCGTTTAACATTGAGTTTTATGATCCGGCAAAAGAACCCGAGAAATTCAGAGAAGCTCTGAAACGGGCCGGTGGAAGTGTTCCGAAAAACTATGACACCCAGATGACGTTGTATAAAAAAACCGGCATGACGGACGACTTTAAACCGAAACTTGAGAAAGTCAAAACCGGTGAAACAGCCGTCAACCAACCGTTCGAGTTCGGTAATTATCAAGTTTTCCAAGAGCAGTATGCAGCGGATCCGGAATTCAAGACGATGTCATTCAACATCGAGAATCAAAAAACGGGTAAAGTCGTCGATACGATTAAAGTCGACTTGCGCAATCCGCAGGAAACTTACAAATTAAAGAACGGTTATGACGTCGAACTGAAAGACTTCTTGCCGGACTTCGTCGTCAAGGATGGAAAACCGACAACGAACTCGTCCCGTCCCGTCAATCCGGCGTTTGTCTTTACGATCAAATCACCGGAACATCCAAAAGGGGAACGGAGTCTGATCGGAATTAAGCTGAATGTCGGCGGCGATGAAAACCAGTATAAGATGGGCTTCGCCGGTACGGAACTGTCGAACATTTCCGGCGTCCGGATTAAAAAAGATCTGACGCTGCCGTTCCTGTTCGCTGGCGGTGTGATATTCATGATCGGGTTGCTGCTCGGCATGTACTGGCCGCACCGCAGACTCTGGTTGAAAGAAACAAACGGGCAGATCAACATTGCCGGATTTACGAATAAAAATGCACTTGGACTTCAAAAAGAAGTCAATCTCGCCTTGACTGAAGTGGGACTTCCGCAACTGGAAGACCGGCAGAAGTTGCGGGAAGAGGGGGAATCGAAATGA
- the ccsB gene encoding c-type cytochrome biogenesis protein CcsB, giving the protein MNLLSLSGNLLLTSFILYLISTGFFAVATSGKKGPSRSGKIAFSLALLGFVAQLGYFFTRWAGAGHVPVSNLYEYTTFFGMMMVLGFLIVYGIYRNNVLGLVAMPVALLVIAYASMFPDEVQPLIPALQSVWLKIHVTTAALGEGILAVSFATGLLYLIHATDFNKESKTRTWLEVVMFSLACVVGYIIVGLLFNALGTNSTIEYVAKNGATMQHDYTMPVLTGPENGKIISGSGAVVELPNFLNANKVNTVLWSLIGGLVLYILLRFVILRKRLAESLKPIARKIDLETADEISYRAIAIGLPVFILGGLIFAMIWAQMAWSRYWGWDPKEVWALITMLFYVFYLHMRIQRGWIGKKSAWLCVGGFAVIMFNLVFVNLVVAGLHSYA; this is encoded by the coding sequence ATGAATCTGCTTAGTTTAAGCGGTAATTTACTGCTTACGTCGTTCATCTTATATCTGATCAGTACCGGTTTCTTTGCCGTCGCAACAAGTGGTAAAAAGGGACCAAGCCGTTCCGGGAAAATTGCTTTCTCACTTGCTCTTTTGGGATTTGTGGCCCAGCTCGGCTACTTCTTCACACGCTGGGCAGGAGCTGGACACGTTCCGGTTTCGAATCTTTATGAGTACACGACATTCTTCGGAATGATGATGGTACTCGGCTTCCTGATCGTCTACGGGATTTATCGCAACAATGTCCTCGGACTTGTGGCGATGCCGGTCGCGTTGCTTGTCATCGCTTACGCGTCGATGTTCCCGGATGAAGTTCAACCGTTGATTCCGGCACTTCAAAGTGTCTGGTTGAAAATCCACGTGACGACGGCAGCACTCGGAGAAGGGATTCTTGCAGTCAGCTTCGCAACCGGATTGCTGTATCTGATCCATGCGACAGACTTCAACAAAGAATCGAAAACACGGACATGGCTTGAAGTTGTCATGTTTTCACTCGCATGTGTCGTCGGTTATATCATCGTCGGTTTATTGTTCAATGCACTCGGAACGAACTCGACGATCGAGTATGTCGCGAAAAACGGTGCGACGATGCAACATGACTACACGATGCCAGTTTTGACTGGTCCTGAAAACGGAAAGATCATTTCCGGTTCTGGTGCTGTCGTTGAATTACCGAATTTCCTCAATGCCAATAAAGTCAATACGGTCTTATGGTCATTGATCGGCGGTTTAGTCTTGTATATTCTGCTTCGCTTCGTCATTTTACGGAAACGTTTGGCGGAGAGCCTGAAACCGATCGCCCGTAAGATTGATCTCGAGACAGCAGATGAAATCAGCTACCGTGCGATTGCGATTGGTTTGCCGGTCTTCATTCTCGGTGGATTGATCTTCGCGATGATTTGGGCACAGATGGCTTGGAGCCGTTATTGGGGTTGGGACCCGAAAGAAGTATGGGCCTTGATCACGATGCTGTTCTATGTCTTCTACCTGCACATGCGGATCCAGCGCGGCTGGATTGGTAAAAAATCAGCGTGGTTGTGTGTCGGCGGATTTGCCGTCATCATGTTCAACCTCGTTTTCGTCAACTTGGTCGTTGCAGGTCTTCACTCTTACGCGTAA
- a CDS encoding response regulator transcription factor: MSEEARILVVDDEERIRRLLKMYLERENFTIEEADNGETALEMALETEYDVILLDLMMPKLDGMQVCEELRKTKATPIVMLTAKGEETNRVHGFEMGADDYIVKPFSPREVVLRVKAILRRASATKFLHTDAKTKDVIVFPHLTIDNDAHRVTVESQEVNLTPKEYELLYFLAKQTDKVFSREQLLKEVWNYEFFGDLRTVDTHVKRLREKLNRLSPNAAQMITTVWGVGYKFENNPA; encoded by the coding sequence ATGTCAGAAGAAGCGCGTATTTTAGTCGTCGATGACGAAGAACGGATTCGACGTTTATTAAAAATGTATCTCGAACGTGAGAACTTTACGATTGAAGAAGCCGACAATGGAGAAACGGCTCTCGAGATGGCACTTGAAACGGAATATGATGTGATTCTACTTGATTTGATGATGCCGAAGCTCGATGGCATGCAGGTCTGTGAAGAACTGCGGAAAACGAAAGCGACACCAATCGTCATGCTGACGGCAAAAGGCGAAGAGACGAACCGGGTCCACGGTTTTGAAATGGGGGCGGACGATTATATCGTCAAACCATTCAGTCCCCGCGAAGTCGTCTTACGTGTCAAGGCAATCCTGCGCCGGGCAAGCGCAACGAAGTTCCTGCATACGGATGCGAAAACAAAAGATGTCATCGTCTTCCCGCACTTGACGATTGATAATGATGCCCACCGTGTCACAGTCGAATCGCAGGAAGTCAATTTGACACCAAAAGAATATGAATTGCTGTATTTCCTGGCGAAGCAGACGGACAAAGTCTTTTCGCGGGAACAGTTATTAAAAGAAGTCTGGAACTATGAGTTTTTCGGCGACTTACGGACCGTTGACACACATGTCAAACGACTGCGTGAAAAACTGAACCGTCTGTCACCAAATGCAGCCCAAATGATTACGACGGTTTGGGGTGTCGGTTACAAGTTCGAGAATAATCCCGCCTGA